A window of the Hypanus sabinus isolate sHypSab1 chromosome 25, sHypSab1.hap1, whole genome shotgun sequence genome harbors these coding sequences:
- the LOC132381088 gene encoding general transcription factor II-I repeat domain-containing protein 2A-like translates to MPLSAKTVKDRTIKMAEDITRQQIKDINSAVAYSIACDESKDKGDIEQIALFCRYVNSAGPQEELIELIPLKDQTRGEDICEAVLNCLRAKGIKTTHLVSVATDGAPNMTGTHKGFVALLQKSLDRKLLTFHCILHQEALCAQTFPPECTEVMDVVIQIVNKIMAKSLNHRQFRLLLDEMESAYSDLLLHNKVRWLSKGEVLKRFVACLEEVKTFLGSKGLNFPELEQPGWLEKLHFMVDMTAHLNTLNTALQGKGRTALHMLEDVLAFERKLTVLARDLQKGTLSHFPNLREFKQGHDMIISEYLHSAIIAMQTSFGKRFCEFRKEKNTLSFPVTPLSIDPSLLNTTALAGVSQPDLEMELADIADKDIWVSKFRRLTADLEDVARQKAVLAQNHKWSDIENLPNPDQLVFETWNAVPDIYVNMKKYALGVLSIFGSTYVCEQVFSNMNFIKNKHRARLTDDSLRSCVKMKVTSYSPDVQTLCAEVQEQKSH, encoded by the coding sequence atgcccctctctgcaaagactgtcaaagacagaaccataaaaatggcagaagacatcacaagacagcaaattaaagacatcaattcagctgtggcctactcgattgcctgtgacgagtctaaagacaaaggcgatattgaacaaatagcgttgttctgccggtatgtaaactctgccgggccacaggaagaactgattgagttgatacctctaaaagaccaaacacggggggaggacatctgtgaggctgtcttgaattgtttaagagccaaaggaataaagaccacccatctggtgtcagtagctactgatggggctccgaatatgacgggaacgcacaagggatttgtggctttactgcagaagtcgctggacagaaagctgttgacttttcactgcatcttgcaccaagaggcactgtgcgctcaaacatttcctccggaatgcacagaagtaatggatgttgtcattcagattgtcaataaaataatggcaaaaagtttaaatcaccgtcaattccgtttgttactggacgagatggaaagcgcatattctgatctcctgctgcacaacaaagtccggtggctgtccaaaggggaggtgctgaaacgctttgtcgcgtgtctggaagaagtgaaaactttcctgggcagcaaagggctcaactttcctgagctggaacagccagggtggctggaaaagctacacttcatggtagacatgacagcgcacctgaacacgctgaacacagctcttcaggggaaaggacgcacagccctgcacatgttggaggatgtcttggcattcgagcgcaagttgacagtgcttgccagagatttacagaaaggcactttgtctcacttccccaatttgagagagttcaaacaaggtcacgacatgataatttcggagtatttacattctgcaatcatcgcaatgcaaacatcgtttgggaaacgcttctgtgagttcagaaaggaaaaaaacacattatccttcccggtcactcccttaagcatcgatccttccctactgaatacgactgcattggcaggtgtgagtcaacctgatcttgagatggaactggccgacatagccgacaaagacatatgggtgtccaagtttagacgcttgacagcagaccttgaagatgttgcccgtcagaaggccgttcttgctcagaatcacaaatggagtgatattgaaaaccttccaaatccggaccaacttgtgtttgaaacatggaatgctgtgcccgacatttatgtaaacatgaaaaagtatgcgcttggagtcctgtcgatctttggatccacatatgtatgtgagcaggtgttctccaacatgaactttattaaaaacaaacatcgcgcacgcctcacagatgacagcttgcgatcctgtgtaaagatgaaggtgacgtcatacagccctgatgtgcagacgctgtgcgctgaggtccaggagcagaaatcccattaa